A window of the Rhodoferax sp. GW822-FHT02A01 genome harbors these coding sequences:
- a CDS encoding DJ-1/PfpI family protein, translated as MSKKILMLCGDYGEDYETMVPFQTMLSIGYTVHAVCPDKKAGDYVMTAIHDFEGAQTYSEKPGHRFTLNANFAEVNTAHYDGLLIPGGRGPEYIRLNPRVIAITKEFADAGKPIAAVCHGAQILAAVPGIIRGKRISAYPACRPEVELAGATYAEIAIDAAVTDGQYVTAPAWPAHPAWLSQFFALLGTKISH; from the coding sequence ATGTCCAAGAAGATTTTGATGCTGTGCGGCGATTACGGCGAAGACTACGAAACCATGGTCCCGTTCCAGACCATGCTGTCCATTGGTTACACGGTGCATGCGGTATGCCCGGACAAAAAAGCCGGCGACTACGTCATGACCGCTATCCACGACTTTGAAGGCGCCCAGACCTACAGTGAAAAACCCGGCCACCGCTTCACGCTCAACGCCAACTTTGCCGAGGTCAACACCGCCCACTACGACGGCCTGCTCATCCCCGGCGGCCGGGGTCCCGAATACATTCGCCTCAACCCGCGCGTGATTGCCATCACCAAGGAATTTGCCGATGCGGGCAAACCCATTGCCGCGGTCTGCCACGGCGCCCAGATACTGGCTGCCGTGCCCGGCATCATCCGTGGCAAGCGCATCAGTGCCTATCCGGCCTGCCGTCCGGAGGTGGAGCTGGCAGGTGCGACCTATGCGGAAATCGCCATTGACGCCGCGGTCACAGACGGCCAATATGTAACGGCGCCGGCTTGGCCCGCGCACCCGGCCTGGCTGTCACAGTTCTTCGCCCTGCTGGGCACCAAGATCAGCCATTAG
- a CDS encoding SMP-30/gluconolactonase/LRE family protein yields MANAASRAPVLGQAHVVWPAQAELGEGTLWSVREQALYWVDILGRRLYRYKPAQQTRDSWSFEEEISALAERRDGTGLLVTLRHDFAYFDPQTGDLQRLHRAETDKPGNRFNDGKCDAQGRFWGGTIDFACEQATGAIYRFTASGECQTMHPGYVVNNGPTWSLDGRTMYLNDTVRGRVQAFNFDPANGTLHNERNWLPLAPVDGYPDGMTTDAQGRLWIAHWGGACVTCHDPVTAQELARVALPTSHITNCVFGGPDLRTLYISSARVGLSPEQLAAEPDAGALFSVDTDCVGLPSPLFG; encoded by the coding sequence GTGGCTAACGCTGCATCGCGCGCACCCGTGCTGGGTCAGGCCCACGTGGTCTGGCCTGCCCAGGCCGAACTGGGTGAAGGCACGCTGTGGTCGGTACGTGAGCAGGCGCTGTACTGGGTGGATATCCTGGGTCGGCGCCTGTACCGCTACAAGCCAGCGCAACAGACACGCGACAGCTGGTCCTTTGAAGAAGAAATCTCCGCACTGGCAGAGCGGCGCGATGGCACGGGCCTGCTGGTCACCCTGCGCCACGACTTTGCCTATTTCGACCCACAAACAGGCGACCTGCAGCGGTTGCACCGCGCCGAAACGGACAAGCCGGGCAACCGCTTCAATGACGGTAAATGCGATGCACAGGGCCGCTTCTGGGGCGGCACCATCGACTTTGCCTGCGAGCAGGCCACGGGCGCCATCTACCGCTTCACTGCATCCGGCGAATGCCAGACCATGCACCCCGGCTATGTGGTGAACAACGGCCCCACCTGGTCGCTGGACGGGCGCACCATGTATCTCAACGATACGGTGCGAGGACGTGTGCAAGCATTCAATTTCGATCCGGCAAACGGCACCCTGCACAACGAGCGCAACTGGCTGCCGTTGGCGCCTGTTGACGGCTATCCGGACGGCATGACCACGGACGCGCAAGGCCGTCTATGGATCGCGCACTGGGGTGGCGCCTGTGTCACCTGCCACGACCCGGTCACTGCGCAGGAACTGGCACGCGTTGCCTTGCCCACCAGCCACATCACCAATTGCGTGTTTGGTGGCCCGGACCTGCGCACGCTCTATATTTCGAGTGCCCGTGTCGGACTCAGCCCCGAGCAACTCGCCGCCGAGCCGGACGCCGGCGCCCTGTTCAGCGTGGATACCGATTGCGTGGGCCTGCCCAGCCCCCTGTTCGGCTAA